The sequence below is a genomic window from uncultured Stenotrophomonas sp..
GCTTCCGTTACTACAAGCTCGCGCCCAGCCTGATCGTCAATGACCGCTGGGGCAACCCGGTCATCAATCCGGACTACAACGCTACGCAACTGGCCGAAGCCCTGTGCAAGCTGGAAGGCTTCACCTACGCGCCCTCGGAAACCCGGTGGTGGCAGCATGGCCATTCCAGCGAACACGATTTCCTGTACGTCACCACGCAGAACCTGAGCGCCGAACAGTTGCAGGCGTTGAGCGATGACGTAGGCAGCGACAACAGCCTGCTCATCATGTGCTCGGCCTTCCATGGCGTCTCTGCCGCCAAGGCGGTGGAACGCTGGCCGAACCTGACCGTCAAGAAAATTCCCAAGGCCGTGCTGGCCCACTGCGAATGGGGCCACGACGATTACAGCCTGAACGTGGCGAACTTGCCGGTGGCGCAGCCAGAGGCCCCCTTGCTCAAGCCTTCTCTTTCCGGCGGAAAAGCGCAGAAAGCAAAGGCGGCATCCGGGCCTGATTTGTTCGGCAATGAGGAGGATGCGTGATGGCGAAGAGGAAGAAGGAGGTTTCCCTTGTTCGCTCCTCGGCAGCGGAGTATCTGACCTTTGTGGCCGCCAGCGGCAATGGCGGCGTGGAGGCGGTGTATGCCGATGAGAACGTCTGGCTGACGCAGAAAATGATGGCGGCGCTCTACGACGTGGAGATTCCGACCATCAACTATCACCTGAAGAAAGTGTTTTCCGACAGCGAACTGCAGGAAGATTCAGTTATTAGAAATTTTCTAACAACTGCCGCCGATGGAAAAAACTACGACACCAAGCACTACAGCTTGGCGGCCATCATTGCCGTTGGCTACAAGGTCAATTCCGAGCGGGCGGTGCAGTTCCGCAAGTGGGCCACGGGCATTGTCGAGGAGTTTGCCATCAAGGGCTGGGCCATGGATGTGGAGCGCCTGAAGCAAGGCGGCTCGATCCTGTCCGAGCAGTATTTCGAGGAGCAGCTCCAGCGTGTCCGCGAGATACGCCTTTCGGAACGCAAGTTCTATCAGAAGATTACCGACATTTACGCCACCGCCATCGACTATGACGTGACGGCACAGGCAACCAAGCGGTTCTTTGCCACCGTGCAAAACAAACTGCACTGGGCCATTCATGGGCAGACGGCGGCAGAAGTGATCGTTGCACGCGCCGATGCGGACAAAACCAGCATGGGGCTGACATCGTGGAAAGACGCTCCGCGCGGGAAAATCCAGAAATACGATGTGGTCGTTGCCAAGAACTACCTCACGGAGGATGAACTGGCGCAGCTTTCCCGGCTGGTGAACGCCTATCTGGATGTGGCCGAGGACATGGCAAAACGCAAGCTCCCCATGACCATGCAGGATTGGGAAATCCGCTTGAACCGCTTCATTGAGGCCACTGACCGCGGAGTCTTGCAGGATGCCGGTCGTGTGACGGCTGAAATCGCCAGGGCGCACGCCGAAAGCGAATTCGAGAAATACCGCATCGTGCAGGATCGGCTTTTTCAGAGCGATTTTGACCGCTTGATACTGCAAGTCGCAGACGAAAACAACGAGGAAGGCGCATGAACGCCCGCGTGCAACATCACGTCGCCGGGCGCCTGTCGTTGCGCCCACCGCAGGCCGAGTCGCTGGCGAAGTTGAAAACGGCGCTGGACAGTGCGCCCGAGATGTTGGAGCAGGAACGGGACGTATCCGCCGTTCTGTCCACGTTGAAGGCGCAGTTCGCCACGCTGGAAGATTTCGAGCGCGAGTTCCCTTCGCTGTGCTTCGCACTGGCAACCGGCGTGGGCAAGACGCGGTTGATGGGTGCGTTCATCACCTATCTGCATCTGGCGCACGGCATCAACAACTTCTTCGTGCTCGCACCGAACCTGACCATCTACAACAAGCTGATCGCCGATTTCACGCCGAACACGCCGAAATACGTGTTCAAGGGCATCAGTGAGTTCGCCATCAATGCCCCGCGCGTCATCACCGGCGACAACTACGATCAATCGGGTCTGGACATCACCAGCGACTTGTTCGGTGAAGTACGCATCAACATCTTCAATATTTCCAAAATCAACTCCGAGGTGCGTGGTGGCAAGGAGCCGCGCATCAAGCGCATGCGGGAGGTCTTGGGCGACAGCTATTTCAACCACCTGGCAAACCTGCCCGACCTTGTGTTGCTGATGGACGAATCGCACCGTTACCGCGCCAGCGCGGGTGTGCGCTCCATCAACGAGTTGAAGCCATTGTTCGGTTTGGAACTGACCGCTACGCCGTTCGTGGAATCCGCCCGTGGGCCGATGCCGTTCAAGAACGTGGTGATGGATTACCCACTGGCGCGGGCAATGGCCGATGGCTTCGTCAAGGAACCTGCCGTTGTCACCCAGCGCAATTTTGATCCGAAAGCGCATACACCGGAAGCCCAGGAAAAGATCAAGCTGGAAGACGGCGTACGCCTGCACGAAACCACCAAGGTCGAACTGCTCACCTATGCCCGCGAGAACGGCGTAAAGCAGGTCAAGCCCTTCATGCTGGTGATTGCACGCGATACCACACACGCAGCTGCGCTGCTTTCCCTGCTCGAATCCGATGCGTTCTACGAAGGCCGTTACAAGGGCAAGGTGATTCAGGTCGATTCCAGCCGTTCCGGTGCGGAAGAGGAGGCAATGATTGCCCGCCTGCTGGCCGTGGAAAGCGTGGACGAACCGACTGAAATCGTCATCCACGTCAACATGCTCAAGGAAGGTTGGGATGTCACCAACCTTTACACCATCGTCCCGTTGCGCGCCGCCAATGCGCGCACGCTGGTGGAGCAATCCATCGGTCGCGGCCTGCGCCTGCCTTATGGCAAGCGCACCGGTGTGGAAGCGGTGGATCGGCTGAACATCGTCGCCCACGACAAGTTTCAGGAAATCATCGACGACTCGCGCAAGGGCGATTCGCCGATCAAGCTCAAGCAGCTCATCCTCGATGCGCCCGATGAGGACGACAGGAAAGCCAGCGTGCAGGTGCCTTCCGGTGTGGAGGATCGGCTGGGCCTGAATGCCTTGCCGCAGCCTGATTCGGCCACTGTCGTGCGAGAACCGGGGGTGGCATATATGCCTGCGCCCGCATTGACCACCGATGCGGAGAAGGCCGTGGCGCGCGCCACGCTGGAGGCCATCAAGGAACTGGAAACCGAAAGGGAGCTGGTTCCGAACAGCGTTGCCCTGACCAAGCCGGAAGTGCAGAAGAAGCTGGTCGAGAAGGTCGAAGAGAAGCTGAAGTCAAAGCAAGGGGATTTGCTGGGCGGAGCGGATCCGAATGCCGCGCCGGTCGATGTTGCCTCCATCGTCGAAACTACGTCGAAGATCGTGGTGGAAGGCACCATCGACATTCCGCGCATCGCCGTCGTCCCCACGGGCGAAGTGACGACCGGCTTTCATCCGTTCACGCTGGATGTCAGCCAACTCCACCTGCAACCCGGCCAGCGCGAAATCCTCATCCATAACCTGCATACCGACGGACAGACCACGCTTGCAGCGGATGTCGGCCTGACCGAAAAGCGGCCCGAAGACTATGTCGTCCACGCTCTCGTCAACTTCGACGACATCGACTATTTCACCCAGGCCGAACTGTTGTACGACCTGGCCGGCCAGATGGTGAGGCACCTGCAAGGCTATCTGTCCGAATCGGAAGTGATCGAAGTACTGGACAGGCATCGTGAACTGATTGCGCGGGAAATCCACGCGCAGATGCAGGCCCATTTCTGGGAGCAGGCCACTGGCTACGACGTGCAGGTCAGCCGGGGGTTTACCGAACTCAAGCCCTGCAACTACACGACCACTGCGGGCCGGCTGCCGCTTCATTACAAGGACGGCGGCTTCGAACTCGGCAAGATCAAGCAATATCTGTTCGGCGGATTTTCCAAGTGCCTGTACCCGCTCCAGCGGTTCGACTCCGACTCGGAGCGTCGTTTCTCCATCATCCTGGAGCGCGATGCAGTGCGATGGTTCAAGCCCGCCAAGGGCCAGTTCCAGATGTATTACAAGCTGGGCAGCGAGCAGCCGGAATACATCCCCGACTTCGTGGCGGAAACCGACGCTGCAATCCTGATGGCGGAGACCAAGAAAAAGGACGACATCCCGACAGAAGAAGTGCAAGCCAAAGCGGAAGCCGCCGTGCGCTGGTGCAAGCATGCGTCCGACTACGCCATGAGCATGGGCGGGAAGCCGTGGAAATATCTGCTCATTCCGCACAATGAAATCACGGAAGACAAGGCGCTGACTGACTATCTTCGCTTCGAGAAGAAATAGCTGGCAGATTGAAGACAGCCGGATGCGATGAATTTCCGAAGCGGTGTGCCTTGGCTCATCCCGGCAACCGCGGGAACCCATGCGCGTCGCGTTCCTCCGCCACCGCCTGGTCCTGTATCTGCTGGCGCAGGTCGCGGCGTTGCAGCGGTTGCGGTGCCTGTCCGCGACGCTGGCGCAGGGCGTTGAGCAGGCACTGCCGGGCCAGCGCGTCCTCGCCGTTGGCGGCGAGGCCTTCGCCGAGTTCCTCCCATGCTTCGGCGCCCGCGCCCTGGGCGATGGCGCGGTGCAGGAAGTCCTCGGCCTGCGGCCATTGCCCCTGGCCGCGGGCCAGCCGTGACAGGGTCAGCAGCAGCGCCGGGCTGGACGGGTGGGTCTGCAGCCAGCGTTGCGCGCTGGCGCGGCGGGAGTCGAGTTTTTCCACCGGCAGTTCGCCGTACAGCGCGATCAGGCTTTCGTCCCAGCGGCCGTCCAGCGCCTGCTCGATGCAGTGCAGGGCGGCATCGTTCCAGTTCAGCGCGGCCGCGCGGCGGGCATAGTGCGCGATGGCCGTGGGCGTGGCGCGCAGCGGCTTGGGCAGCACTTCCCAGCGGCTGGCGAGGCTGTTGACGTCGCCGGCCTCGTCCAGCATCTGCAGGGCGAGCCGGGTTTCCAGCGCGGCCAGCGCATCGGCCGGTAGTGCCTGCTGCTGGCGCAGTGCGCCGAGCTGGCCGTAGGCCTCTTCGGCACGACCGGCGGCGGCCAGCGCTTCGGTGCGCAGGTACAGGGCGCGCGGCGGCAGCGGCTGGATCGCAGGCAGGTCGAGCGCGTCGATGGCCTCCTGCGGGCGCTGCTGCTGCAACCAGCGCTCGGCGCTGTGCAGGGCGTGCAGGGGGGCGTCCACTTCGCCCAGCTGTTGCAGGTACTGGCCGGCGCCGGCGGTGTCGCCGCGTGCCTCGGCCGCGCGCATCGCCGCGACCAGGGCGATCGGCCGCGCCTGTTCTTCGCCGGCGGCGCTTTGCAGCAGTTTTCCGGCACGCTGCCACTGGCCGTTGTCCAGGGCCTGCAGGCCGTCGATCAGGCGCGCGCGGCCCTGCTTGCGGCGGTAGCGCGCCCAGCTGCGGAACGGCGCGCTGAGCAGCAGCCACGCCAGCCACAGCAGCAGGCCGGCGATCAGCAGCGCCAGCGCGGCCTGCGGCAGCGTGGCGATGTAGTCGTTGCCGCCGGCGCGCACGATCACCTCGCCGATGTCGCGGACCGATTCATGCCCCAGCCACTGCGCACCGGCGATGCCGATGGCGGCGACCAGCAGCGCGACCAGCAGTGAACGGAATGCCTTCATGGTGCCTCCTTCGCCTCGCGCATGCCGCGCAGTTGCTGCAGGGTGCTGCCCAGTTCAGGTGCGGCGATCTGCAGGTCGGCCTTGCCCAGTTCGTCCAGCAGCTGCCGTTGCTGCTGGCGCTGCGGAGTGTCCGGCCACAGCCGCAGCAGCCAGGCGTCCATGCGTTGCAGGGCCTGTTGCCAGGCGCCGGCATCGCCGCGCTCCAGCGCGGCGCGGGCCAGGCTCAGTTCGATCTGCAGGGCGTCGTGGGCGGCGATGCGCTCGGAACGGGCGGCCAGTACCTGCGGGTCGGCCGGGCGGATCTGCACCAGCGGCGACAGCATCTGCTGCCACCACGGTTGTTTGTCCGCGGGCGCCGCCTGCGGTTGCTCGGGCAGGGTGTCCAGTGCGGCGGCCCATTGTGTGAGTTGCTCCGCGCTGCGCGCACGGACGCCGGGGCCGAGCGCGTCGAGCGCGTTGCGCTCCTGCATCAGCGCCTGGCGCAGGTTGAGGTAACGGGGGCCGTCGAGGTCCTCCATCACCCCGGCGGCCAATGCATACAGCCGGCGCGCGCCATCGAGGTCGGCGGCGTAGACGAGGCGCTGCCGGGCCTGGACGAGCAGCAGCTCGGCCTCCTCGCGGCGCACGGCCTGGGTGCCTTCGCGCGAGTTGTCGGCAAGCCGGGCGAGGTTTTCCTCCAGCAGCGCGCTGCGCTGGCCGAGGCCGAGCACTTCGTCGCGCAGCACGCGGTTGGTGCTGGCCGCATCCTGCACGCCGCGCGCGGTGGCGCGCTGGTCGCGGCGCAGGTCTTCCACCGTCTTCTGCAGGTCGGCCAGCTGCCGGGCGGTGGTGGCGCGGGCCTGTTCGTCCTGCCGCTGCTCGGCCTGCCAGCCGCGCCAGAAGAACCAGCCGGCGGCGGTTGCGGCCAGCACCACCAGTATGGCGGCGAGCCAGCGCAGCGGAAGGCGGCGCGGTGGGGTGGGGGAGTCGTCGTTCATGGGGTACGCATCCTTGGCAGGCATGCCGCGGTGGTGGGCGGCGGCATGCGCTTCAAGCATCGCCCGCGACGCGGCACCGCTGCAAGCCGCAGGCGCGGTGGCTTCAGCGGCCGGAAGGCCGGATTGCAGCGTATGCGGCGGCGGCCAGTTGCGCCGGCAGCGGGCCGGCGGCGACGTGCACGTGGGCGAAGCCATGCGCGGCCGCCAGTGCGCGCAGCCGTTCGCTGGCGACGACGGCCGGCTGTTGCTGCCAGCGCTGGCGCAGGGTGGGGGGCAGTTGCGGCAACACGCGTTCGAGGGCTTCGCCGCTGCTCACTGCCAGCACCGCCGGGCCCGCCAGCGCCTGCAGGCGGGCGAGGGTGGCGGCCGGCAACGCCTGCGGCACGCGTTCGTAGACGTCCACGCGCTGCAGCCGCGCACCGCGTGCCTGCACCTGCGCGGCGATGACGCCACGGCCGCCGGGGGCGGTGACCAGCGCCACCCGTTTGCCCTGCAGGCCGGCCATCGCCGGCAGCGCCAGCAGGCCTTCGCTGTCCATCCGTGCCGGCGCCGAGACGTTGCCTGCCCCGTGGCGGCGCAGGACGCGGGCGGTGCCTTCGCCGACCGCGACCAGCGTGGCGGCTTCCCAGCGCTCCGCCGGCACCAGCCGCATCGCCGCGGTGGCCGCGGCCGGGCTGGTGAACACCAGCAGGTCGCCGGCCAGCGCCTGCAGCAGGGCATCGCGGGTGGCGTCGTCGTCGTGCAGCCGCAGGCGCCACGGCGAAACCGCCAGCGTGCGCGCGCCGAAACGGGCGGCGGCGTGGCGCAGCGCGGCGTGCTGGCCGGCGGGGCGCAGGGAGATCAGGTGCCAGGCCGGGGTGGCCGGCGCATAGGCACGGCTGTTCATTCGATGCATTATGCCGGGCGCTTTCCGTTTCGCGCCCCTTTTCTTTCCCGCCGTCTTCCATGCCCGATACCGCCGACCTCGCCCCGCTGCTGCACGACCTGCAGACCACCCTCGCCGCCATGCCGCCGGTGGCGGCGATGGGCATCCGCATCGCCGGCTACGACAAGGGCGCGCTGCGCCTGACCGCGCCGGCGGCGGCCAACGTCAACGACAAGGGCAACGCCTTCGGCGGCAGCCTGGCCTCGGTGATGACCCTGGCCGGCTGGGGGCTGGTGAGCCTGCGGTTGTCGCTGGCCGGGCGCGAGGCCGGGGTCTACGTGGCCGACAGCAGCATCCGCTACCGGGCGCCGGTCTATGGCGACCTGGAGACCAGCGCGCGCGCGGCGCCGGGCGAGGACTGGGAAGCCTTCCTCGAACAGTTCGACAAGCGCGGCCGGGCGCGGATGACAATCCGTGCGCAGATCGAAGGCGGCGCCGCTGAGCTGGAAGGGCGCTTCGTCGCGCTGGCGAAGGGCTAGGATGGCGGCAGCTACTGGAGGATTCATGCAACGACGACTTTTCCCCTGCCTGATCGCGCTGTCGCTGCTGCTGTTGGCGACGACCGTGCAGGCCGCCGGCCTGAGCCGGGCCCAGCGCGCGAAACTGGCCCAGGCCCAGGAGGCCTACGTGGCGGCGGTGCGCTGGAGCGACTTCGAGGCCGCCGAGGGCTTCATCGACCCCGCCTACTGGCAGGAACACCCGTTGAGCGACCTGCAGCGCGAGCGCTACCGGCAGGTGCAGGTGTCCGGCTACCGCGAGCGTTCCAGCGGCGTCGGCGCCGATGGCACGATCGAGCGCCGCATCGAGATGAAGGTGGTCAACCGCAACACCCAGGCCGAGCGCACGGTGATGGTGAACGAACGCTGGCGCTGGGACGCGGAGGGCAAGCGCTGGTGGCAGGCGCAGGGGCTGCCGGACCTGTGGCAGGGGCAGTAAGCCGCGCCGGCCGCCGCCTGGCTGGCTTGTGCGACAATCGCCGCCCGTTTGTCTGCCCGTGACCCGTGTGAATTACGAAGAGCTGCTGGCCTTCGCTGGCCGAAACCCGATGCTGTCGCTGGCCTTCGCCGGCCTGACCGTCGCCATCATCGTCACCGAGATCAAGCACCTGTTCCGTGGCTACAAGTCGCTCAAGCCGGCCGAACTGACCCGCCTGATCAACGCCGGCGAGGCGGTGGTGATCGACCTGTCGGCCAGCGCCGACTTCGAGAAGGGCCACATCGTCGGCAGCCGCAACGTGCAGCCGGCGCAGCTGACGCCGGCGCACAAGCTGCTGGCCGCGGCCAAACAGTCGCCGGTGGTGCTGCTGTGCCGCAGCGGCAATACCGCCGCCACCGCCGCCAAGGCGCTGAAGAAGGCCGGTTTCGAGCAGGTGTCGGTGCTCGACGGCGGCATCGCGGCGTGGCAGGCCGCGGACCTGCCGCTGGTCAAGGGCCGCGGCTGAGCCTTCATTTCGCGTTCAGCCCTTGTATAGGGCGGAAGCCGCCCCCATCGCTGGTTCTGGCAACAATCCCATTCAACGAACAAACCGTTCTGGAGTCCTGGAAAATGTCCGAAGAGAACAACAACGCCGCCGCCGTCCCGGCCGAAACCGCCAACGGCCCGGCGTTCACCGTCGAGAAGATCTACGTCAAGGACGTTTCCTTCGAATCCCCGAATTCGCCGGTCATCTTCAACGAGAACGTGCAGCCGGAGCTGCAGCTGAACCTGAACCAGAAGGTGCAGCGCCTGTCCGAGAACGCCTTTGAGGTGGTGCTGGGCGTGACCTTGACCTGCAAGGCCGGCGACAAGACCGCCTACGTGGCCGAAGTGGAGCAGGCCGGCGTGTTCGGCCTGATCGGCCTGGAGCCGCAGGCCATCGACGTGCTGCTCGGCACCCAGTGCCCGAACATCCTGTTCCCGTACGTGCGTTCGACCATCAGCGAGCTGGTGCAGGCCGGCGGCTTCCCGCCGTTCTACCTGCAGCCGATCAACTTCGACGGCCTGTACGCCGAAACCCTGCGCCAGCGCCAGCAGCAGGCCGAAGGCGCCTCGCTGGCCGACTCCGAGCCGGCTGGCAACGCCTGATCGGCGCTGCGCGTTAACGGATGAGTACGACCGACGCGGAAAAGATCGCCGTCCTTGGCGCGGGCTCCTGGGGCACCGCGCTGGCCAGCCTGCTGGCCCGGCACGGTCACCCGACCGTGCTGTGGGGGCGCGACGCCAACGTCATCGAGGCGATCGACCAGCGTCACGAGAATCCCCGCTACCTGCCGGGGATTCCGCTGCCCGGGTCGCTGCGCGCCAGCACCGACCTGGCCGCCACCGTGGCCGGCGCGCGCTGGATCCTGGTGGTGGTGCCCTCGCACGCCTTCACCCAGACCGTGCGCACGCTGGCGCCATTGCTTCCGGCCGGTGCCGGCGTGGCATGGGCGACCAAGGGTTTCGAGCCCGGTTCCGGCCGCTTCCTGCATGAAGTCGCGCGCGAAGTGCTGGGCGCCGACGTGCCGCTGGCGGTGGTCACCGGCCCGTCCTTCGCCAAGGAGGTCACGCTGGGCCTGCCCACCGCGATCACCGTGCACGGCGACGATGCCGCCTTCACCCGCGAAGTGGCCGAGGCCATGCACGGCCCGGCGTTCCGTGCCTATACCGGCGACGACATGGTCGGTGCCGAACTGGGCGGGGCGATGAAGAACGTGCTGGCGGTGGCCACCGGCGTGGCCGACGGCATGCAGCTGGGCCTGAACGCCCGCGCCGGACTGATCACCCGCGGCCTCAACGAAATGCTGCGGCTGGCCGCGGCCATCGGCGCCAAGCCCGAGACCCTGATGGGCCTGGCCGGGCTGGGCGACCTGGTGCTGACCAGCACCGGCGACCTGTCGCGCAACCGCCGGCTCGGCCTGGCGCTGGGGCGCGGGCAGAGCCTGCCGGAGGCGGTGAAGGAAATCGGCCAGGTGGTCGAGTCGGTGCAGACCGCCGACGAGGTGATGCGCCAGGCCGGCCGCCACGGCATCGACCTGCCGATCTCGCAGGCGGTGCAGGCGGTGCTGCACGGCGAACTCAGCCCCACCGACGGCCTCAAGCAGCTGCTGGCGCGCGAACAGAAGCCGGAATACCCGGAAACGCTGTTCAAATAGGGATCGGCGACGATCAAAGAGAAGCCCGGCATCGCCGGGCTTTTTTGTCTCCGGTCCACGGCCTTCCGTATCGTGGGTGCGGGGCAAGCCCCGCATCTACGCGGAACGCGGCGGGCAGGAAAAGAAAGAGCCCGGTCGGGGAGGACCGGGCTCCGGGGGCGCGGGGGAGAGAGAGCACGCGCCTTTGAAACGATGTCGCTTACCAGGTGAAGCGCGGGCCGACGAACCACTCCTTGTCGCCGCCCTTGCCCAGCTTCACTTCGCCGCTCACGCCCCAGTTGGCGTTGAACTTGGCGGCGGCGCCGACGCGGCCGTAGAACTCGCCGTCCGGGTCATAGCCGTTCTTCTTGCTGTAGTCCTCGTAGCCGGCCAGCGCATAGCCTTCGATCATCGGGGTGAAGGCGGTACGCACGCCGACCTCGGTGCTGTAGCCGTTGAAGGTGCTGCCGTACTGCGGGTCGAACTTCTGGTAGGCCACGCGGGCCAGCAGGTCGGTGTTCGGGGCAATGCCGTAGTTGTAGCCCACGCCCAAGCGCCACTGGTCGAGGTCGACCTTGCCGAAGTCGGTTTCCTGGGCGCTGTAGCTGCCGAAGACGTGGAAGTTCGGGTGCACCGCCACCGAACCCTTCACCGCCCAGCCATCGGCGTCGCCGCCCTTGGCGTCGGTGTTCACGTAACCACCTTCCACATGGTTGTAGGACAGGCCGTCGGTGGCCGAAGCAGCGAACGGCAGGGCGGCCAGCAGGCCGAGGGCGATCAGGGAAGTCTTCATGTTGGTCTTGCCTTTTTGTTTTGGTTTCATCGACCCGGGCGGAGACTGCGGGCCCGGTCGACAGGTGTGAATTATCCGTTAGCCAACGGAATTGACCCTGAATATCAAACTGACCAGTACATGAATTAAGCGTGGCGTTCGGGAACTTGTGCCGCGGTGGTGCGCCCGCGCACCGCGGCACCGGAATGGCACTGGCCCATCAGTCGAAACGGAAGGCGGACAAGGTCGTTTTCATCACCTCCTCCGAATAGACCTTGCGGCCCACGCCGCCGCTACCCGCACCGGCGGCGACCAGCAGCGGCAGCAGGTGTTCCTCGGCGCCCGGCGGGTGGCTGTCGCGGGCGTGCGGTGCCTCGGCCCACTGCCGCAGCAGGGCCTCGCGCTGCGGCGTTTCGCTTTCCACCGCGGCGGTCAGCCATGCGTCGAACCGCGCCGACAGCGGTGTGTAGCGCGGGTCGCCATAGCCGCGCATGTTG
It includes:
- the secB gene encoding protein export chaperone (Evidence 2a : Function of homologous gene experimentally demonstrated in an other organism; PubMedId : 12475171, 14643199, 15128935, 21194699, 2656409, 9564033, 9828004; Product type f : factor), producing MSEENNNAAAVPAETANGPAFTVEKIYVKDVSFESPNSPVIFNENVQPELQLNLNQKVQRLSENAFEVVLGVTLTCKAGDKTAYVAEVEQAGVFGLIGLEPQAIDVLLGTQCPNILFPYVRSTISELVQAGGFPPFYLQPINFDGLYAETLRQRQQQAEGASLADSEPAGNA
- the gpsA gene encoding glycerol-3-phosphate dehydrogenase (NAD+) (Evidence 2a : Function of homologous gene experimentally demonstrated in an other organism; Product type e : enzyme) → MSTTDAEKIAVLGAGSWGTALASLLARHGHPTVLWGRDANVIEAIDQRHENPRYLPGIPLPGSLRASTDLAATVAGARWILVVVPSHAFTQTVRTLAPLLPAGAGVAWATKGFEPGSGRFLHEVAREVLGADVPLAVVTGPSFAKEVTLGLPTAITVHGDDAAFTREVAEAMHGPAFRAYTGDDMVGAELGGAMKNVLAVATGVADGMQLGLNARAGLITRGLNEMLRLAAAIGAKPETLMGLAGLGDLVLTSTGDLSRNRRLGLALGRGQSLPEAVKEIGQVVESVQTADEVMRQAGRHGIDLPISQAVQAVLHGELSPTDGLKQLLAREQKPEYPETLFK
- a CDS encoding conserved exported hypothetical protein (Evidence 4 : Homologs of previously reported genes of unknown function), with the protein product MKPKQKGKTNMKTSLIALGLLAALPFAASATDGLSYNHVEGGYVNTDAKGGDADGWAVKGSVAVHPNFHVFGSYSAQETDFGKVDLDQWRLGVGYNYGIAPNTDLLARVAYQKFDPQYGSTFNGYSTEVGVRTAFTPMIEGYALAGYEDYSKKNGYDPDGEFYGRVGAAAKFNANWGVSGEVKLGKGGDKEWFVGPRFTW
- a CDS encoding hypothetical protein (Evidence 5 : No homology to any previously reported sequences), producing MGQCHSGAAVRGRTTAAQVPERHA